A genomic region of Rhipicephalus sanguineus isolate Rsan-2018 chromosome 1, BIME_Rsan_1.4, whole genome shotgun sequence contains the following coding sequences:
- the LOC119378820 gene encoding cleavage and polyadenylation specificity factor subunit 4 — translation MEEIVAKVGNVVFELEMALEQQLGALPLPFPGMDKSGAAVCCFYVQGNCSKASACPFRHVKGDRTVVCKHWLRGLCKKGDQCEFLHEFDMTKMPECYFYSRFNACSNKECPFLHIDPEAKIKDCPWYDRGFCRHGPICRHRHTRRVMCINYLCGFCPDGPECKFMHPKFDLPIQDPAQQAKKANIVCHFCGEAGHKAISCHKMPAELREEQQHSRMQFHNHYGGMHRRDHDDSGGANAGGQRGFRPLDQVTCYKCGEKGHYANKCPKGHLAFLSSALQNTPNV, via the coding sequence ATGGAGGAAATAGTAGCCAAAGTAGGAAATGTCGTGTTCGAGCTGGAGATGGCCCTGGAGCAGCAACTGGGCGCGCTGCCGCTACCGTTCCCCGGTATGGACAAGTCTGGAGCAGCCGTGTGCTGCTTTTACGTGCAGGGGAACTGTAGCAAAGCGTCTGCGTGCCCTTTCAGGCATGTTAAGGGTGACCGAACGGTGGTCTGTAAGCACTGGCTGCGAGGCCTTTGCAAGAAGGGTGACCAGTGCGAGTTCCTCCACGAGTTCGACATGACCAAAATGCCAGAGTGTTACTTCTATTCGCGTTTCAACGCGTGTAGTAACAAGGAGTGCCCGTTTCTACACATAGATCCCGAAGCAAAAATCAAAGATTGTCCCTGGTATGACCGCGGCTTTTGTCGGCACGGCCCAATCTGTCGCCACCGGCACACTCGGCGCGTCATGTGCATCAACTACCTTTGCGGGTTTTGTCCTGACGGACCCGAGTGCAAATTCATGCATCCCAAGTTTGACTTGCCCATTCAGGACCCAGCGCAGCAGGCGAAGAAGGCCAACATTGTATGCCATTTTTGCGGCGAGGCAGGGCACAAAGCAATATCCTGCCACAAAATGCCAGCTGAACTGCGGGAGGAGCAGCAGCACTCTCGCATGCAGTTCCACAACCACTATGGCGGAATGCACCGGCGGGATCACGACGACAGCGGAGGCGCTAACGCTGGAGGACAACGAGGCTTCAGACCGCTGGATCAAGTCACTTGCTACAAGTGTGGAGAGAAAGGACATTATGCCAATAAGTGCCCGAAGGGACATTTAGCCTTCCTTAGCAGTGCACTTCAAAACACACCAAACGTGTAG